The nucleotide window GGACGGTCCCGAGGGTCGGCGAGATGAGGTTCTGCTCGACCTTGTGAATCGCGCTGGGCGAGACCTCGATCCGCTGGCCGAGCTGACGCAGGGAAAGGCCTCGTTGCCGGCGCAGTTCCCTGATGTTCTTCCCTACATTGATGACAAGCTGCTCTACCATGCTCGTTCTCCTTCAGACACAGAGTAAGATGATACGATACGTACGTCAAGGGATGTGCCCATTGAAAGCAGAATCAGGGATGATCAGACTCGTGTGGGCGGGTGGCGGCGCCGATAAACGTGAGAAAGGCGCTGCAGATGGGTGACCGCGAACGGTGGCGGTGGGTGATGAGGTAGAAGGATCGAGTCAGGGTGAGGCCGGCGACGGGGATGGCGTAGAGTTCACGGCAATTGATATCGCTCGCTACGGCGAGCCTGGAGATAATGGCAATTCCGCCGCCCGTCTTGACCGCCTGTCGAATTGCCTCGTTGCTGCCCATCTCTCCGACAATCTTCAGGTTGCCGATGGATAAACGGCGTCGTGTCAGGGCCTGCTCCAGAATTTTGCGGGTTCCCGAGCCGCGCTCCCGGATGAGAAACGGCTGACCGGGTAGTTCCTTGGCTGTGACGCTCTTACGGGATGCCCAGGAGTGCGTAGGCGGCACGACCAGGACCATCTCATCCTCTGCGAATTTCCGATACTCGATCCTGCCGTCATCGAACTGGGCGCCGACGGCGCCCAGTTCATAGGCGCCGTCGATGACCGCCTCGATGATCGCCTTGGAATCTGAGACCTTGAGGACAATCGAGATGTCCGGATAGCTCGTCCTGAACGGTCCGATCAGAGGCGGGAGCAGATAGCCGCCAGGGATGCTGCTGGCGCCCAGTATCAGTTCTCCCTTCAGTCCTCCCTTGAACTCATCGAGGGCCTGCTGGGCCTCCTGACGGAGTGTCAGGATCCGCTTGGCATAGCGATACAGAAGCTCGCCGGCCTTCGTCGGTGTCGCTCGATGTCCCAGGCGATCGAGGAGCCGGACCCCCACATCCTTCTCCAGCTTCTTGATGTGGCCGCTGACCGTAGGCTGGGTCAGATACATCGCGTCGGCCGCCTTAGAGAAGCTGCCGGATTCAACAATTCGACAGAACAGTTGCAGGACGTGAAGATCCATATGGAGGTCTTATAATCGCCGGGTGCAGGCGTCGACCGCCTCCTGATAGAGTCGGAGATAGTGGTGAATTTCCCGTTCTGAAGAGAACTCCCGCGCAATCTTCTCCTTGCCGTGTTGCCCGAGCTGACGGCGGAGGCTCGGCTCCGCAATCAGCCGCTCGGCCTTCTGGGCAAACTCCGACTCTGAGGCGAAAAGCAGCCCTTCGACCCCGTCTCGCACCACCGATCGGTTGCCCTCGATGTCCGAGGCCAGGACGGGTCGTCCGCAATGCATCGCCTCCAGGATGCTGTTGGCCATTCCCCCTTCGGAGAGCGACGAGTTGATGACGACATCGACAGATTTGAGGATGGCGCAGACCTGCTCATGAGGGACAGCGCCCAGGTAGGTGGCCCATGGGTAGTCTTGTAACAGTTCCTGCAAACGGGTCCCTTCGGCCTCCTCGATGATCGGTCCGACGAAGACGGCCTTAATATTGGGGTACTGTAGCCTCAGCGCATCGAGCGGTTTCAGACAGAAGGTGACATTTTTGACGCGGCGGATCCCTGCGGGGATCAGAAAGATCAGGTCATCATGTGCGAGACCCAGATGGTGTCGCAGATCGAAGGGGACCTCTCGACAGCGGACCGTCTGGGCGATAATCCGGATTCGGTGTTCGACCTCGGGGAGTTCGCCGATGAGTTTGACCCGCATACAGTCGTGAAAGACGACGATACGCGTGGCGTGCCGAAGGGCGTCGATGACCTCTGTCCTCCGATGAGGGTTGAAGGGGTCCGTATTGACGTCGGTTCCGGTCACGCTGAGAATCGACGGGATACTCAAGCGAGACGCAACCTCGGTCACGATTGATCCCGACGAACTGATATGGAATCCATGGACGAGATCGGGAGCGAATGCCTCCAATCCCTGCGTGATCTCGTCCGGCGATGGGCGCTCTTCCATGGACCACACCCGAACGATCATGCCTTGCTCGCGCAGCCCCGATTCGATCCGCTGGACCGTAATTGCGTTCCCCCGCACAGATGGAGAATAGGAGGGCGTAATCATACCCACTCGCATCGTGGTCTCCTCAGCGGCTGAAGAGTTGTTGCAGCATCTTCCCCAGTTCCTTGCTCCCGCCCTTCTCCAGAAGTTTGCCGACCTCTGTTGTGATCCGCCCCTCGATACTGCCGGCCTGCGGGGTCACCTTTGGATCGGACGACGGTCCCGCCACCTTGGCTTCAATCGTCGTTTTCGCCGCCTTGGCGGTTACGTCGAAGTCCATGGTCTGGCTGAGCAGATTAAAACTTCCGGAGGCATAGAGCCTTCCCCCGTTTCGAAGCAGCGTCAGATCCCTGGTTCGCAGGATCCCGCTGTCGAGGGTGAAGTGGGCGCTGAGTCGATCAAACTCGTTCAGGGCAAAGGGCGGGAGACCTAACCCCTTCAGGATAGGATCCGCAGTTTTGGAAAGCCGCTCCAGGGGCGTGTAGCCGGTCACGCGGCCGTTCGTGACGGCGACATCGGTTTGACCCGACGTCCTGGCAAGTGCCCCGGATCCGAGTTGCCCGGCGATCTCTATCTTGGAGTCCAGCGTCATCACGCCGTGCAGCGTCCATCGCGGCTCCTGAATGGCGTTGAGCAACGGTTCGGTCTGGACCCCGTCGAGATGCGTTGCGACCGTGGTG belongs to Candidatus Methylomirabilota bacterium and includes:
- a CDS encoding LysR family transcriptional regulator; this encodes MDLHVLQLFCRIVESGSFSKAADAMYLTQPTVSGHIKKLEKDVGVRLLDRLGHRATPTKAGELLYRYAKRILTLRQEAQQALDEFKGGLKGELILGASSIPGGYLLPPLIGPFRTSYPDISIVLKVSDSKAIIEAVIDGAYELGAVGAQFDDGRIEYRKFAEDEMVLVVPPTHSWASRKSVTAKELPGQPFLIRERGSGTRKILEQALTRRRLSIGNLKIVGEMGSNEAIRQAVKTGGGIAIISRLAVASDINCRELYAIPVAGLTLTRSFYLITHRHRSRSPICSAFLTFIGAATRPHESDHP
- a CDS encoding glycosyl transferase family 1 → MRVGMITPSYSPSVRGNAITVQRIESGLREQGMIVRVWSMEERPSPDEITQGLEAFAPDLVHGFHISSSGSIVTEVASRLSIPSILSVTGTDVNTDPFNPHRRTEVIDALRHATRIVVFHDCMRVKLIGELPEVEHRIRIIAQTVRCREVPFDLRHHLGLAHDDLIFLIPAGIRRVKNVTFCLKPLDALRLQYPNIKAVFVGPIIEEAEGTRLQELLQDYPWATYLGAVPHEQVCAILKSVDVVINSSLSEGGMANSILEAMHCGRPVLASDIEGNRSVVRDGVEGLLFASESEFAQKAERLIAEPSLRRQLGQHGKEKIAREFSSEREIHHYLRLYQEAVDACTRRL